In Brassica napus cultivar Da-Ae chromosome A3, Da-Ae, whole genome shotgun sequence, the sequence GAGTGgatataaactataattaaacAGTGATTAATTCGCCATAAGTTTACAATACCTACCACATAAGTAAATCagaaaatggaaaaaaacatttacatgTAACTTTATAAAAGCATGCCCATCATCAAGAATTATTTTGATTGACTCTAGAGAAAAACAAAGTTAAAGAAAACTAGAGAGTTAGCAGCTATATTAATAAGGTGTCGATCATTTGAAGACATTAATATTTTCGTTTTAATAACGAAAATTTGCTTCAAAATGCTAAACTGAAACTCAAGCTAACTATTGAAATGTATTGaaaatttagtatcttaatttataaatcttttaacAATTAggttatgaaaataaattaataataatgtgttataattggattattattttattctacAAATGGAATTGTCACGCTCGTTTCACGTCCCAAGCGGATCGTGTAGCAGTGGTCGTTATTGGATTTAAGAGCATGATGTTAAAGTGAATTATTGAGATAACTAAACGGACAAACTGCACCTACTCGTGTTTTTAATGCTCAACAATCTTGTGTTTTGTCAACTTCCATTTGAACCTTTTCTAGAGAAAAAACATTGTTTCTGCTCGATTCAATGGGAAAACAATAGAAAATGTTATCTtacaatataaggaaacttaatatatattgaaacaaaTCAGAAATTGCTTTAACCCTTTGTAGACATCTTTGGAACTCCAAAGTTTCCAACTTTATAAAGCTACGATGGTGAAATTTAATAACAACTAGATATCTGGTCTGCATGTTTCTTTATGTATTTAAATAATACATTTAAATAAGTCTCTTTGGGAACTATAATAAGTACAAAGTTTATAATAgagaacatttataaaaatacctcaactttaacatttttaataccAACTTGTTTGCTACTTAATTTgacacctaaactaattattttacttattttaatatacttatttttaaatttatgctCATTTTAATACCCAAAGTAtgctaattttaataataagtttcaaacaaaatttagaaaatctctaaaactcaaaaacaaatcttaaaacttccatattttattttaaattttaagaaaaagtaattaaattttggataatcttaattttttctaatattagttttattttaaattttagttttttctaaagtttaaaactaatttatttattctattcaattttttttataaattttaaaatattatccaatttagtttattttattattaaaagtttGAAATAAATGTGAAATTATAAGATTTAATTTTgagttgtatatataatttaagttttctgaaacttattaatatttttgattaaaattaatatagtttgaatattaaaatgacataattttaaaagtttgtgtattaaaaTGAGTAgcaaaaaaatttggatattaaAAATCTTAACGAAATTTAGTTGggtatttttattgaattttccTTGATAATATTTCTGTAAATTAGTTGGAGTTATAGATAAATGGTAAGTCTAGCGAATgttttgaatattaaaattataaaagcaTCTCAAActctattctatttttttactttaaaataaagtaaaatgagtattaaaattttttttttaataatttttcactatataatagaataaaagatagactttttccataaatgaaaaaataaattaagatacaagcatttttacttcatattttattttactctacttttaagaaaaattgCATTGGAAATATTCTAATAGAAACTCATCATTAAATTCCTTTTTGGACATCATTTAAATCTTTCCACAGTATCCaacacaaacaattttttttttcttcgtttGTAGTACTATTTAGTACTAAAACAGTTAGAAGAGATAGTCAGAAGATAAttatcctttaaaaaaaaaaaaaaactggtctCAGAAGATAATTATCATACTTACAAAATAACATGCAATAAGTATAAAGATTTATGTTCAaggaaaacactaatccctatatattttccttaataatacataataatctttatcaaaaaaaaattaatttctaattttaattttttatctctAAAAAAAGCCTTGATATAAACCTTTGTCTTCCATTTTGGAGAAAGCAAAAATACATTGAAATAATTGAATCcctcaaaaatttaaaatatattgaactTTTTATTTAACCCAACTGTCTCTCTCCCTTCCCTCTTTTCATGGTGTAGacccaactctctctctctctcctatctGTCTCCATTTCCATGGAAGCAAGGGGATGTGTTCatttctctctatctctctctacagCTTTACATGAACAGTGAAGCTTCTCTCTCTCCccctttattttttcttcttccattTGCTTAATCCTTCACTGAGCAAAACGGGTATCTCGTGATCTTTATCGGTCAAAAATCTCCACTTTAAGGTAACGATTAAAtggcttctctctctctgtaaagctctgctctttttcttcttttctggGTTCTATTCTCTGATTCTTGTTAGATCCAAAAGCTTACTTTAAGGAGATCTGTGTAACCCCCCAGAgagataaataataaaaactccATCTTTTGCATTTTGTAAAAGTTTCGATTCTGTTTTTGcttatttttattcaattccTCTGTTTTTGAGGAGAAAAATAATTTCTTAGAGCTTATTGGTGCATCATTAGTAAGATCCGTTATAATTGGATCTCTTGATTTTCAACTTCTCATAATTTTTTAAGTTACTGATgctattcttttgttttgatgaCTAGATCAGGTCACTAGATGATGGGCTCTGTAGCTTTgctctgattagttttttttaagttactCCATGGCCTCCAAGACTCCAGAAGGATCACTCACCAGTTCCAGTAACACTATCTCAGTCAACACTTTAGCAGATCAAGTATCTTCCACCCTGTCTCTAGCCGATCCAAGTACCAAAAAGACCAGCGAGCAAGGCGAGAGCGGGAAGAGCAGCACATGTAGACCGAGCACAAGCAGTGACATAAGCGACGAGAGCACTTGCAGCAGCTTCAGCAGCAGCGTCAACAAGCCTCACAAGGCCAACGACGTGAGGTGGGAAGCTATCCAGGCCGTTAGAACCAAGCACGGCGGTTTGGGTTTGAACCATTTTAGGCTCTTGAAGAGGTTAGGATGTGGAGATATAGGAACGGTTCATCTAGCTGAGCTGAATGGGACGAGGTGTTATTTCGCGATGAAGGTTATGGATAAGACCGCTTTGGCTAGCAGGAAGAAGCTTCTTAGAGCTCAGACGGAGAGGGAGATACTGCAGTGTCTTGATCACCCGTTTCTACCGACGTTGTATAGTCATTTTGAGACGGAGAAGTTCTCTTGTTTGGTTATGGAGTTTTGTCCTGGTGGTGATTTGCATACGCTGAGACAGAGACAGCCTGGGAAACGCTTCACCGAGCAAGCAGCAAAGTAAGAACAAACTTTCAAACTTTTCTTTATTCTAAGTAGGCATGGGCGTTTGGGGCATTAGGATTCGGATTTTCGGTATTATGTTCATAAGTCCCATTCGAGTTTTATTAATTATCGGGTTAGGTTCAGTTCGGTTCCTTCTGGGtttggttcggatcagattaTAACCAATGTTATATCTGCAATCgcccaaaaatatatttaaaaaaatacttagaATAGATAAATTATtcacaaatctaattaaaaaattagttaaactatctAAACTAACTAAGAacattcaaaataacaaataaagtaAACtacaaaaatctttaaaatattctataacatcaaaattatcaacatatataaaaacattaacatatttaactaattttggaTATTCTTGGATCATAATTTGGATTTCGGCTCGGATACCCAAACCCACCAAGCTATTAAGTCcccccattcggatatttttgtatagcggttcggatttcagttttttcggttcgggttaagGTAGGAATTTTGGTTTGGGGTAAAAACGCTCAAGCCTAATTCTAAGAAACCGCTTTTCTGTATTGACTTATGTTACTGTTGTCAGGTTCTATGTAGCGGAAGTGCTTCTTGCAATGGAGTATCTACATATGCTTGGGATCATTTACCGTGATCTGAAGCCAGAGAACGTTCTTGTGAGAGATGACGGACACGTGATGCTTTCAGATTTCGATCTCTCCTTGAGATGCACCGTTAGCCTCTCTATAGTCAGATCATCAACCAATCTTTCAGGTTCCGAAGGTTTGTCAAAGAGTTCAGTTTCTTGCTCGCAGCAACCGGCTTGCATCCAGCAGCCATCTTGCATCTCAATGGCTCCTACATCCTGCTTCGGTCCTCGGTTCTTCTCATCTAAATCCAAGAAAGACAAGAAACCGAAAACAGACAACGGTAACCACCAAGTGACTCCCTTACCAGAGCTCGTTGCAGAAACAAGCGCACGGTCAATGTCCTTTGTGGGGACACACGAGTACTTAGCTCCGGAGATCATCAAAGGTGAAGGACATGGAAGCGCGGTTGATTGGTGGACTTTTGGGATCTTTCTTTACGAGTTGCTGTTTGGTAAAACACCGTTTAAAGGGTCTGGGAATAGAGCGACGCTCTTCAATGTGGTTGGTCAGCCTTTGAGGTTCCCTGACTCTCCGGTTGTTAGCTTTGCGGCTAGAGATTTGATAAGGAGTTTGCTTGTGAAGGAGCCGCAACATAGGTTAGCTTACAAGCGTGGAGCAACGGAGATTAAGCAACATCCTTTCTTTGAAGGAGTGAACTGGGCTTTGGTTCGGTGTGCTAGTCCTCCAGAGATTCCTAAACCGGTTGAGATTGAACCGGTGAATTGTACTGCTCCTGCTGTACCGGCTGCTGCTTCTACAAGCGTGAGATCTGATCAGAGCAATTATCTCGAGTTTGATTTCTTCTGAAAGGTTCTTTGATGATTTTCTTATTGTTTCTTTGCAAATTCTGCAGAAtctgtttagtgtttttcctttttttctgtttttttcttttcacgtCTTGAACAAGTTATGAGATTTTGTATCATTCTTCAACAATCTCTGTACCATCTGCTGAAGTTAAATGTTATTACAAACCATATAGAATCCAAAAACTTTCTCAGCTACAACACAACTTACACAaggagacaaaacaaaacaactgAAACAGCTTTGATTCAATTTACACCAACAAACCATTTTTTCACATAATAGACCACAGCTGCAACTGCTTCTGATCTCAAACCACAAAACCTTAGCACACAGCTTTCTGAATGTTCTCAAATCATAAAAAGAAAGCATAAATCAAATGGGTTTCTCTCCAGGGAGATAAGAAGGAGAGCCCCACTCCACTTGATTCTTCTTTCTATTAAAGATCCCACTTAGATTCGGTAAAAGCACTTTCTTTGACACCACGGAGGTTTTAGTCTTCTCCAGTTTCATGTTGATAGGCTTCTGTTTAGTAGTAGCTTTGTAGTGATGATGTTGCGGTGATGATGACTCAGCGGACATCTTGGCCTCAGCCTCTGCGAGAATCCTAGACGCCACTTCTTCTGCTTTCTTCTGATCTCTTTCCCTCCACCTCCTGAGCTCTCCTTCAACCGCTTTCTTAGCAGCATCAGCCATAGCTGCTTTCTTCAATGCTTCTTCTGTTGCAGTCTTTATCTTCACAATCTCCTCTTGCGTCGTCTCAAACTTCTTAACTGTCTCGTTCTCGCTAGCTCTAACTGCATCCACCTGAGCCACCGCAGCCGCAACTTTCATATCCGCCAACTTATCAACTACCTCAGCTCTCTTCCTCAGCGAGTTAAGCTCCTCCTGAGACAGTGTGATGCTCTGAGCTTCTCCAGACTCGGATGATGTTGACTTACGGACAGCGTCGGTTTTTTCAGACAATGACTTTATCTCTTCAAGCGCCTTTGCCTCGGCAGcttttgcttcttcaacttcatCTAGAGCCACCCTCAGGTTTAGCTCTGTCTCTTCAAGCGAGAGACACGCAGTTTCAGCTTCCTTAACCAACCTCTCAGCTTTGTTTCTCATCTCCTCAGCTTCTCTCCGAGCAGCTTCCGTCTCAGAAGAGATCTGATTCAAAGTTGACATCATATCTTCCAAAGCAGCCTTTGCTTTAGTTTCCTCTTCAACACAGTCCTCTAACTCGCTCTTCCCTTTGCTAAGCTTCAGGTTAAGTTCTCCAGCAACGGCTTCGATCTCAGCCTCCTTCGCTTCAACTTCACTGCGCTTTATCTTCACATTCTTCAGCTCTTCTTTAAGAGACTCCACTGACTCTCGCAAAGACTTCTCTTCTTCCACAAACTTCTCGAGTAAGCCCTTTGCTTCATTCAACTCCAAGCTCACACCGTTAACGGAATCCACATCAGATGATGCTTTCACAGACTCCATTTGCTTCTGCAACTCATCTATCTCGTTGTAAGTCTCACTCAGCTGCGCTTCAAGCTTTTTAGCAAACTCAGGGTCGAACTCTTTCTTCAAAGCGAGGAGCTTCTTGCCAGATTCTTCCATGCCAGCTTTATACGATTGCTGCTGAATCTCCTTTTCTGAAAAGATCTCAGACTGTTCTTTACGAGATTGAGAACACGCAAGCTTAGTCTGTTCAACTGATTCATTAACAGCTGTGATCTCCTCTTTAAGCAACTCAATCTTGTCGGAATATACTTTAGTCACGTCCTTAGCTTCCTCTACTTTGGTTAACGCAACAGTCTTTGAATCCGCAACCTCGTTAGAGACCTGACGGATCTTCCTCAGCTCTTGCTTGGCTGCATCAAGCTCCTTACACACCATCACATACTCATCATCACTACTAGAGACAGAAACAGTCTCTGGTTGAGCTTCTTTGATCTGACTCTTGGCTGCTTCAGTCACTTTATTCGCAGAGTCTCTCGACTCGTTAACAGCTTCGAGCTTACGAGTAAGCTCATCGACAGTTCTCTTAGCCCAATCCAGCTCACTCAACGCTTGCTCTCTGACTGTTTCAGCGTGATTAACTTGTTCCTTTAGCTTGTTCAGCTCTTTCTCCGCTAAGTGAAGCTCCGTTTGATTAACCAAAACTTTCTGTAAagccacacacacacacacaactcAGAAACTCAACTTAAAGTGTTTgtgaattaaatcaaaagaGTGTTTTATTTTACCTCAGCGGAATGAGGAGTGGGTTTGCGAATGAGAGGGTGCTTATCAGCAGAAAGGGCAGCTTCACCGAAGAGGTTAACAGCATGTTTAACTGATTGAAAAGGAGCGCTTGTGTCTATCTCTCCAACCTCCACAGAAGGAGAAGAATCTTGACGTCCTTTCTTAGCAACCATTTTgcatcttctttcttttatacacaagagagagagagacagtgtAAGCAAATATTCAACAGTGTACACACGGAATAAATCGTTATTAAGGGAATGATTAATTAAAGCCTAATCTAACCTAATCACTAAGAATCCGCACAGATCGTATTAATCAATTATCAAAAGAGGCTAATCGAAAAACGTGAAGCGAGTCTCTTCAACCTTTAAAGGTATGACTAAATAAAATCGAATTCGTTACCTCATCTTTCCGGAGTGAAGTTTAAGAAGGAAAGaatctttttttatattatttctctGGGAGAGAGACAAGACGACGATCGATACCAAACGATTAAAAACACgttaatcagaaaaaaaaaaaaaaaaactctctcgACGCCTACTAAAGAGATGAAAAAAGATTAGAGAGCTTTGGGAAGGAGATGAAGTTTGAATTTCTGCGAAGTCAGTGGCGATGAGAGAGAAACAAGGAGAAAGAGACAGAGAGGAGAGAGGGGAAGTGTGTTTGGTTGACAAGTGGCATCTTTTTATTGGTCAACGGTGACacctaattgtttttttttggacgGCGAGTAAATATCTAATTTACTTTACTTTATTTAGCTTCTTTGTATTACCATAAGATCCATAACACTTAATTAATACATACTGCCTCTCAAGAGTTAATGCTATGTTCTTTATGGACCAgacttaatttgtttttaagtgATTAGCTAGCTGTAAAGTGTGCCAAAAAAGAAATGTTACtcaataaatccaaaaaacaaaaaagttcaaTCGTTTTAATATCTCATCATTCATATGCTATGGCCCAACCCATATAATTAAGAGAAAATTCGTAGATtccagaagaaaaaagaaattgcGTGGAGGTTAATGGGCAAATTCATAGAACTATTTCCCACGTGAGCTAGAAGACATGTAATGCTAAAAAATAGAgctaattatatatattgttgacTAGTCAGAATGGGGGCCAAGGCCTCCTCCAAGGATGATCATCTTGACAATGATTTTGCTCTTTCTACTTTTGCCCCACTTGGTGTTtgcatttcatattttaattggaGACTTTTTGTTTGAGCACcaattggagaaaaaaaaataatccacTTCTCTTTGATAGTTTTGATCATCACAGAATAGTATACGTTTCACTTTGACCAAAAAGAAGCAAAACTCAAAGTTTATTGTGAATCCGATGGACTGAAAGCGAGAGATAAGAAGATCTTTACTAATATAATATCTACATTTTACAAAAACGTTGCACATTTTTGATTTAAAGATCCAGAGGAGGACATAATTAAAGGTATCTAGTAATGATTAAGAGGCTTAGTTAGAATCCAATGTAAGCCCCCAGTAAAGCTCATCAATATAACCAACTTCCTCCCATGTGTTTGGTGGATGCAACATGTTTGTGTTTTCTCCTGTATTCAAtggaattttatatatttttatcaagaaGAGAACAGAAAGTAATTTGTTTGATGTAACAAGAGGCAAACCAAAAGGAAAACACTACaacacaataaatattttattttttcttggtTCAACAgcataaataaatgataaaatcaAGGAAAAAGACaccaataaattttaaaaaccaaaaacgacCCATATGAGAAGCATTACATAATAGATACAGTGGCAACACGATTTTAcagcaattttttttaagaagaacAAACAACTTCAAAGATGGAATCATAATCGTGATAGGGCTAAAACTCATCTTAGGAACTTTTTTAGATGTATGGGTAGTACTTTCAAGAAAgacaataaaaacataaaaagaacaTTGCTATACATGTCTAAAGCAATGTGACTTCTTTTTCCTTTGGGGCAGCAAGAAAAATCCATGTTTGTGTCTTTCAAGAGTCCACAGCTGGAGACTGCATGCAGCAGAGCCATTTTTTCTGAAACCAAAGAGACAGTACTGTGTGACGATGGATCTAAAGAGCGAAGATACAGagatagagaagaagaaagaaacatacAGGCTGGGGTTTACTAggatctcctcctcctcctccagacTTAGCATGACCATCAGTGGATTTACCAGGTGAACCTGGTTTGCCACCGGTCTTTTTCTCATCCCTAGCTTTGTTGAATATGACTGTGAAGCCTTCAGCTGATGCTGGATCGTTCACATCCCATTCACCAAACTTGGGCAAGGGACGACCTTTGTCCTGTTCATGTGATGTGAACACACAAAATAGTGAAACCAATACATAAGAGACACCACTTCAATCTCAAACTCGAATGTGTAACCCCCTTGGGTgggagaaaacacaaaaaagagaagagaCAAAAAGATAAAACCAAAAGCATCACCAAGCAAATGTGAAAGCAGGTTTTAAACTAATGAAACCATTCATACAAATCAAGTACTATCAGGAAAAAAGGTTTGTACAACAACCCAAACTAATCAACTTATCCATTTTATAGCAAACAGTATAACACCACAAagtcaaaaacaaaagagaggTACCAAAACTAATCATAAGAGAAATTCAAAAGTTCCTATCCACCTTCTTATCCTTTTTGTTAGgtaagaagaaaatgaagtttGAAAACTAGTAGTGGAAACCAAATCTTTGGCTCTTAAATAAGCAAACAAACTCACAAGACATAAAAGATCCTTTGATTTTCTCTCTAAACACAATATTTGTATGCCTCTTCACTATCAAATGAATCAAGAACAATCTGTCCCTCCTAAACTTGtctgtgttcaaaaaaaattctatcttAAAATCCAAAATCAGAACCCTTAAAAGAGCTTTACAAGTTGATATTTTGATAAATCCAAgttgaatcaaatcaaatacaGGTTGAATAAAAGCCAAAGATCGAAACTTTAAAAAGCTAAAAACAACAGAGATCCAGGAAAACGATTACCAGCAACAAGACAATAATAATAGCTCATCAGAATCACCATATCACTCATCAAATCGAATTCGAAGGTTTATGCTCTAGCCATACATcgctaataaataaataaaaagggatTTTAGAACGTACCGACATGGGGGTCTGCAGAAAGGAGGAAGATTTAATCCCAAGAAATGGAGGAAGAACGATTCGGAGAATAAGGAGATGAGAAGCCGCCCGAGAAAACCAAGGGGAAATTGAGAGAACACAATTGATCgctgatgagagagagagagagacagacttttcctatttttaatttttctcgaTTAATTCCTTTTTTGcttcttctcttttatttgcATTCTCGGTGCGATGTCTGTAACGGTTTATATAAACGGAGTTAATCCCATTCGACCTGACGTCTTTTGGTTTTTAAACGGATAGCTGAGCTGGCTATAACGGCTGTTAATTGAGCGCATTCATGTTGGTTCGGACCGATGCAAAGCAAGTGACTTTGCTGgctttgttttgtcttttgtcttgtatcattatttttatatatttttttaataataattctcATTACATTGATTTTTCTTATTACAttgattttttctttctcaaaatAATAAGCAtttgttgacaaaaatataataataagcaTTTTGctaaagaacaaaagaaaaaatcaattgGCTAACCTTTTTATATTTCGAATATAATCAGTTTTGAAAGATGTCTTAAACGGTTTTTTGTCAAAATCATGACACTAGTTAGGTGATCTTTGTAATTATAATTCATCAAGTTGTCTATTTGTTTAATGAAATATGAATACTTTTCCCTAACAATTCGCAAAACTATAATCTAAACGTCATCAGCCCCCATCACTTATCATCTACCAATGTTACCAAACTACTCCCTCCATTCCCAAAATTTCTGAaagtaaaatgttttaaatttttttatttattccataaatataaattttaaatatgtttaaggtacttttttatactgttacgaaacattaaataaaaatgtttgaattgattaaatttcattggtgaaaagttattgaaaagtgtatgataaaatataaaaattaaattataaacatttattgaatTCTTAATAATCGTGAACACATTAGAAAATTTTACCTTCGGAAAcagaacagagggagtatatctTAAATCCACTAGCTGTTTTAGTTCTATTGTACATCTCTAGTTACATAAAGCTTATTATACAGATTTGGcaaatttcataattatttgTTCAGTAATAGTTGCCACATGCatgtatttctttttaaattccTGATGCGTGCTACCAATTTTTGTAAGCGCAAATTAGTATAAACGGAATAAAAATTGTTAGAAGGCTAACAGACAATCTACACATTGACAAtgcatatataataatatttgtgttACAGGCTCACGAGTGGTACTGCAGGATTCTGTCTGCATCAAGCAAGATCCATCAGACACCATCCCAACACAACAAACCAGTTTGTCTCCATTCTGACAATGTTTACATCAAAAGATTCCTCAAAAACATACAGAGAAGAATGACCTCTTGCATCTTCCACGGCTCTGCATTTCATTACCCATTTTCCCTGTCTAATTAATCTGAATGAGTCCTCCTGACTGATTTACAGGTGAAGTTAGCACATGAATTGCCAACACAGCTCCAGCTATTACTCAGAGTTTGTTCCTCTTCTCGCTCTGTCTCTGTAGAGAgaaagaacaaacaaacaaagatcTTTTAACACAAGTGGAGTAAGACAGCAGTTATAACACACCTGGAGTATACCGAAACTCAACTAATACAGATGTTTTTTTGAGTTGTATTTGTCAGAGAAAAGAGCCAGTGAAGACGACGCATCACTGTCTTACTTGTCTTTCTCTGCATAACAGCACAAGTTCAGATGCTTAAGCTTATGGAACTGGTTGGCACTCGCATCAAGAACTGCCAACGAAAACAAGAGCAAACAAAAGTATAACTATGATTGCATACTTAATTGCTAATCAGAGAAGCAAAGAAAGATAGTAAGATGCATACTGTGAATCAGACAAATTTCAAGGAGTCTTTTTAGCTGGCTCCCATCCAGCTCTTCACGGTGATGAACTGCAACTGCACCTACTAAGCAGAAACACACAATTCTCGAGATATGTGTTAACGCTAGCTTAGGGAAAGGATTTCATATGACTAAAGCTTGTTATCCCTTCTTGTGACTTTACAAGGCCTTAAGCTTCTCCATGACCATTGTCAATGTTTTCTGTGAATTTTGAGACGAGCTCAAGGATGTTATGAATCCTCTTTAAATCTACTTCCCATTCTTTATCAACTTGGAACTAGGGTTTATATCTGAAATAGGGTTTATATGAATTCGAAAAACCTAATTGTTCAATATATAAACTCActgaaccaaaaaatcaaatgaaaTTCAAGCGTTAGACTGAATGTGAATGCCAATGGGATGAAATTAATTATTACAATAGGTTAAGCACAAAGAGAGTGTATCCACAGACTTTGAAGCTGAAGCTACTAAGGAACTTGAA encodes:
- the LOC106387411 gene encoding serine/threonine-protein kinase D6PK → MASKTPEGSLTSSSNTISVNTLADQVSSTLSLADPSTKKTSEQGESGKSSTCRPSTSSDISDESTCSSFSSSVNKPHKANDVRWEAIQAVRTKHGGLGLNHFRLLKRLGCGDIGTVHLAELNGTRCYFAMKVMDKTALASRKKLLRAQTEREILQCLDHPFLPTLYSHFETEKFSCLVMEFCPGGDLHTLRQRQPGKRFTEQAAKFYVAEVLLAMEYLHMLGIIYRDLKPENVLVRDDGHVMLSDFDLSLRCTVSLSIVRSSTNLSGSEGLSKSSVSCSQQPACIQQPSCISMAPTSCFGPRFFSSKSKKDKKPKTDNGNHQVTPLPELVAETSARSMSFVGTHEYLAPEIIKGEGHGSAVDWWTFGIFLYELLFGKTPFKGSGNRATLFNVVGQPLRFPDSPVVSFAARDLIRSLLVKEPQHRLAYKRGATEIKQHPFFEGVNWALVRCASPPEIPKPVEIEPVNCTAPAVPAAASTSVRSDQSNYLEFDFF
- the LOC111212676 gene encoding WEB family protein At5g55860-like; the protein is MVAKKGRQDSSPSVEVGEIDTSAPFQSVKHAVNLFGEAALSADKHPLIRKPTPHSAEKVLVNQTELHLAEKELNKLKEQVNHAETVREQALSELDWAKRTVDELTRKLEAVNESRDSANKVTEAAKSQIKEAQPETVSVSSSDDEYVMVCKELDAAKQELRKIRQVSNEVADSKTVALTKVEEAKDVTKVYSDKIELLKEEITAVNESVEQTKLACSQSRKEQSEIFSEKEIQQQSYKAGMEESGKKLLALKKEFDPEFAKKLEAQLSETYNEIDELQKQMESVKASSDVDSVNGVSLELNEAKGLLEKFVEEEKSLRESVESLKEELKNVKIKRSEVEAKEAEIEAVAGELNLKLSKGKSELEDCVEEETKAKAALEDMMSTLNQISSETEAARREAEEMRNKAERLVKEAETACLSLEETELNLRVALDEVEEAKAAEAKALEEIKSLSEKTDAVRKSTSSESGEAQSITLSQEELNSLRKRAEVVDKLADMKVAAAVAQVDAVRASENETVKKFETTQEEIVKIKTATEEALKKAAMADAAKKAVEGELRRWRERDQKKAEEVASRILAEAEAKMSAESSSPQHHHYKATTKQKPINMKLEKTKTSVVSKKVLLPNLSGIFNRKKNQVEWGSPSYLPGEKPI
- the BNAA03G11190D gene encoding protein NOI4; the encoded protein is MSDKGRPLPKFGEWDVNDPASAEGFTVIFNKARDEKKTGGKPGSPGKSTDGHAKSGGGGGDPSKPQPKKWLCCMQSPAVDS